AGGACTGGGCTGCAAGTGGCAAGCAAGCatggagggtcctgggctgggagGCCCAAACTGGGCGCAGAGGGGCTAGATccagccacagcccaggctgggtACATGGAGGCACCGTCTGGCGGTTCACATGCTGTCAGGGCCTCTTCCACACTcagctccaggcagccccagtcccagccaggctccttATGGGGCACGACGCCTGAGTGGGACAGCTGTGGGGCCCAGCCCCACTTCACACTCCCTGCTCTCAGGTGCTGGACTTCAGGGAGCCGGTGAGCCCCAGGGGTACGCACAGGGTGAGAGACGCCAGGACAGTGTAGtccaccagcagctctgccttcactGGCTGCAGGTCCTCCTGGTAACTCAGCCTGCCAGAGAGAGGGAAGATCACATCACAGGGGCCCTCGCTCCCTACCTCCATCAGCCCCAGCCTGCAAGGGCGCGCTGGGCCTGGAGCCAGTGCTGAGCCCCGCAGAGGGGCGCCGGGGGCGGTGTGCTGCAGAGAGTGGGTGGGCGGGTCAGGTGGGGGTGACTGAGCTGTGCTGCACTGCAGTGGTGACTCCAGTTCCCCAACACAGGGATAGGGGCACTGCAGGAGATGTTTTTCGAAGTTGGGCCCAACCTCTGGGGCTCATTAAAGACCCGCTGGTATTTCTGGACGCCCCAGTATCCTGGCTCagctcggggggctggggggaccgtTCCACCTGGCCTGTGGTGTCAGCTGGCTGGAGCAGTCGCTTTCATTTCCTTTCCGAGATATTGCTTAATGTTGCTATGCGCCATTGATCAGCTGCCACATTCtatcccagaggtggctgcctttcTGCAGCAGCAAAGCAACCCCTGGGCATTGACAGGCGGGTGGGGAAGTGGATCTTTCACAATGGAAAGGCCTGGTCTTGCTTCCCACCCATGCCTGGACAGCTGCCCCCCAGTTGGTCTAACCCACTCACCCAGCACCCCCTTCCAGACCCCCCATCCTCAGGGACTCACGTGGAGAGCTGGAGCTGAGCATCAACCTTTGGTGTGTCCAGCGTGATGTTATTGGCTTCGAAGGTGATGAtcagctctgcctgcagcagaggggacaGATCACTGTTAGGCAGGGCCCCACGGAGCTGTTCCTGGCCTGGGGTTTACCAAGATGTGCCTGGCCTGCTGGGCAGACCCCTAGTCCCCTGCCACAGCCTAGCTCGGTGCCTGAGGCCAGGGCAAGTCAGATCTCACTGGAACACCCAGTGATCACCCACTGGAAGGCTgcagccacctggccccacctGGTCTGCATGGTCCCAAGGCAGCTCTAAAGCCAGGTGGTTGGGTCCCACAAGGCCACCAGGCCTCCCTCAGCTTCTTGTCGTAGCCCCAGAGGCTGGCCTGTTTGACTGTCCCCATCTGGGACCTGCCCCGCAAGGACCTGTGCCTGTGGGACCGGACGCTGCTCACCCGCTGGTTCTTCCTGAAGGGGTTTCCCAGGTCACACAGCACCGTCTCTCCAAAGGTGCAGGCGCCGCTCTGAGTGGAGGGAGGTGTCACTGTCAGTCCAGCCCATCTGCTGCCCCTCCAaggccctgcatcccccacctGAGCACCTGCTGCCCACGGTGCCCTGCCAACCCCCCAGCCCAGAAAGGTAGAGAGGTGCTGAGATGGAGCTGCCCCATCTGGGAGCAGGACGCGCCATCCCTGACCCCTGACACCCCCCACCCGCGGATGCTTCCCCAGGAGCACAGCACTGACAGGAGGGAaagccagccccatgccctggggacTGCCCTCAAGACTGcttcctcctgcctcccttccCATGTGCTAACAGGTCCCAGAAAGGGCACAGGCCACCTCTCCACAGCACCTCCACTGGGCATCCCTGGCCAGCCCTGAGGGGGCACAGTAGCCCCTGTGGGCGGCAGTATCCCTCCTGCCCTCTACATGGGCTGTAAACTGGGGCAGAAAGTGACCCGGGTCTCAGGCGGAAAGACAGAAGTCCTCCACCCACGGGCTGGGCTTGGCTCCTGATGCTCTCTTGAGCAGGCTCCTTACAGTGCAGcctgaggggagggcaggagactgaggaggagtggggaggggtcccCCTCACAGCGCAGCCAGAGCAGGGGCTCCTTACAGGCCGGACGGAGGAGGGCAGCAACGTGGAGGACACGGTGATGTTGAGCAGGGCCTCGTGGGCGTCCTCGCCATTGGTGCCCGTCGAGGGGGCGTTGGTGACATTGACACTGAGGTGCAGCTTCCTGACGTCCCGGCTGAACTGCAGCACCTGGGTCCCGTTCAGCCTGCACCGTAGTGGGGACAGCGCTCAGTGCGggctgccccacagcacagcaccggctccccagccgcaggcagcagccccacaggccGGGGTGGCTAACCCCTTACCAGAGGGGAGCGCTTCTGGGAAAGAGGTCCCCGGGCTGCTcaggcaccccctcccctgccgggagccctgcaccccagtgggCAGGGAAtggcagcggcagggcagggcagggcagcggcagggcagggcaggctccccCCGTCTCTcaccggggcaggggctggttctGCTCGTTGACGAAGGCGTACTGCAGCTGCAGGTTGCTGTTGCACTTGTTGTCCAGGCCACACTCCTGCTGGAAGTGAATCTGACAAGGGCATCGTTCACTCACTCGTGCtgcccggcctggcccggcccagggCAACCCACCCGCCGGGCAGCTCCGGCCCCAGACTGTGGCCACGTGAGCTGAGGGAGGCACCCCAtcacccagcagcagccctgggctgttACCCAGTGGTTGTCTGCCGCGCTAGTGGATTATGGATCCTCCCTGCCGCAGGGCCAGACAGCAGAGGGCTGGAGGCAGGCTGGTTACACCAGAGCACCTGATTCCTCCCCTCCTATTCACGTGGAGCCAGTGTCAGAaccaggaatggaacccaggagtcctgtctgcAGGTCCCAGCTCAGACCCCCACTTTCACCCCACACCTGCAAGGTCAAAGCCCTGAGAGCAGTCACGGTGCAGGCGCCTGgcacagctgccccttccccatggaTCAGCAGCGCGGCCCCACCTCGGTGTGGTTCTCCCGGGGCTGGTCCTCGTTCAGCACAGGGAAGGCGCTGAGGGAGTGGGGCCCCAGCTGGAAGCGTCTGGCTTTCTCCTCCAGGGAGTAGTTCATGTGCAGCGCGATGGGATGCAGCTTGTCCCGGATGTTCTCCTGCAGGAAGGGCAGCGGGCGAGCTGCAAGGCTGGCGGTAACGgccatcccaccccagccagcacaggtcaGACCCAGGTACTGGGGCATCCTGGGGGCAGGCTCCTCCTGGAGGTCCTTGGCCTTTCTGCTGCCAGACCCTCTCCCCTCACCTCTGCTCTTCATACCCAGGCCCTGCCAGGCccctccacaacccagccccaCAGGATGACTAGCCCCAGGTGCCCAGCGCCCCACAGGACGACTAGCCCCAGTGACCCAGCTGTCtattggctgctgctgccccattggCCCTGCGACACTCtcaccactccccatccccagagcccaccagcagctgccctgtgctagcccagctctgtctgcactgccctctgctcaccagcaggaggagctgcaggtcGTGGCACCTGGAGTCTGGCATGGTGAAGATGCCCTTGTAGACAGGGGAGTGGGTCCCGGCAAACCTTACGCGGGCCGGGCGCCGGTCTGCGTCAGCCTCCAGGGTATACAGCAGGGCTGAGGAAAGCCAGGGAAGAGCAGGCTCAGAGACACCATCTGCCCATGGTagggcagccaggctccagggagaCAGAATAAATGCTGGCTGTGCACTCATCCCCATGTGCACACTCAACAGGGGCACGCACAAGCCCATTGCTGCACGTGCACATGGGTACATCCCCATCGTAGGTGCACGCACAGAAACACCCAAAATGCAGCTGCAGACATTACTACATGCACTAGTACAAGTACACGGCCACACAGGCTCACACAGAAACATGCAcactgaatacacacacacacaccactacaCATGGGGACACATTCACACCACTGCATGCACCCACACAGTAGTGCTCATAGAAGGACACACCCACCACTGTGCACAAGGAAGTCACTCCTTTGGCTGCAGCAGCACCTTCCACCCCAAACCTACAGttcagtggggtttggggcagcCTCCCGGATCCCCAGATCTCTTCCCCACCATTACCTTCCCCCCTGCATCTCGCCCTCCCacaaaatgcacacacacacaccagtgctCACTCTGGGCACGTGCACCGTCTGCAACACACACTCGCCAGAGCTTCCCATTCCAGTGCACATGGGCATGCAGAGAGCCATGCACGCACGCACAAGTCCCTCTCAGCCCACTCACTGATTCTCTCCTTGTACGTGGGATCCCCAGCACTCTGATTGTAGGAGAAGCAGACCTGCACCTGGATGCTGCAGGGCGAGAGAGGAGGTTGTGGTCACGGATGGTCAGATGGAGTGGGACGAGCAGGCGGGATCCCAGGCATGGTGCTCCGGGGACACAACAGGTATGGAGACTGCAGGGCTCATCTTTGCCATGCTCTGCAGAGTGCGGCCCAGGGTGCCATCCAGGGGCATAGATAAGGGTTTGGGGCAGGAGTGGAACTCTTaccaggagtttggggtgcactTGGCTGGGTCCACCAAGCTGGGGCTCACCGAGAAGGTTTTGTTCAAGATGTTGATCACAGGTCGCGCTCTAGGCATGTGAAGAAAGGGAAGGCATTAGCTGAGCCCCCCGCCCAGCAGGATCTgtccaccccccggcacccagcaaGGCTTCAGGGGGCAGTCCATATCTCATCTGGTACAAGCTGGGATTCTCCTCTCTCATTACACCATTATCAGCTCCTTCTCAGCACATGACTGGGTCCCTGCCGGAGGCCACTCTGCAGCTCAGAGTACCCAAAATCTTGGGGTTCAGGGCTAGACGGCTCCAGTTGCTAGTGGCAGGATATTGAGCCTGGCCCTGGTGTCAGGGCAGCCCAAGACAGAGCAGCTGAGAGACGGCAGCTGTAGGATCTGGGAACTGGTGATAGGAGAACAGAGGGACTGGGGGCACCAACCCTGCCCCTTTTAGCACTGAGGGTTGGCCAAGGGCTGAATAGAGAGCGAACTCCCCACTTGTGCCTGTAGGGAGCAGTTCTGCAACACCTGGGTCTCCTTCCTTcaacagccccagggcccccaatGCCACCCCCAGTTATACCTACACCTCCTGCTGGCTCCTAgctcctgcagggcaggtggtgcCTCTGCTGAAGGGCCCCAGTTCAatccccactgccaccactggagccccCCAGCCCAAACCTCCTGCATCCAGAGACCAGACCCAGAACAGCACTTGCCCTAGAgaagccacccccagcctgccctgtcccagccccacgcCCCTTACCTGAGCAGAGCTATTCGCTCAGACAAGCTCCCTACCAGCAGATCAGGGTAGGAATTGCCATCCACATCCAGATCCCCGCTCAGAGAGTAGCCGAAGGTCTGGATGCCAGAGGGGCCCAGATCTGCTCCGCTGATCACCTGCCAGGTAGGGCAGGAAAGGGAGTCACCcacggctgctccagccacaccccCAGGCCTACAATTcggtggggcttggggcaggacCCTGGGGCCATCCTGGGACCTTACCCCTGCCCTTATCCATCCACTCAGAGATTCAGCATGGGAGCAGCTCTAGCCTGTTCCCCCCTCCTGGATAAGGGACAGctccgtggtttgagcattggccggcTAAACCGAGTTGTgaactcagcccttgagggggccagttagggatctggggcaaatagattttaaaaaagaagggatggtgcttggttctgccacgagggcaggggactggactcaatgacctcctgaggtcccttccagctctgtgagatgtgtatctccacgtATTAAATGCTAACGTGGCAGAGAAGGGAACAGCTCTGCCAggtgggcccccctcccccactgctctcctTCATCAGGACCCGGCTCTGCCCTGTGCAGTTCACCCCTTGCACAGCACCCTTAGGGTGCCTTTACCTGCCGGGgcttggccagcagccccccagagctgctgtggtAGATGTAGACCTTGCCGGGGCCCTCAAAGGGGGCCCCAATGGCGATATCTGTGGGGAGAGGCAAAGGGTCAcgcaggcacctccagccccaccactcaTGCCCCCACGCACAACTCAGTTCACTCCAGACCCCTCTGTACCACTAACCTCATGCACTATCCTGAGAACCCCGCACCACGCCCCATGCTGCCCCCGACCCCAAACCTACACCAGCTTGAGCCCTCCTGTACCCTCACTATCTCCCATGCACACCAGAGCTCCTGACCCCACATCTTCACAACACCTGCTGAACCCTCCAAACCCAACACCACGAgtgcctccccactcccccaagcaCCATGCATACCAGAGCCCCCTCAGTCCGAGACTCAGCCCAGGCCTGTGCATAGGGattgctgtgcagggtggggcttTTTTTTGTAAACGTGGAATGCAACTTTTTAAATATTGCAGAGGACAAAATAGTCGTGCAATGAGTGTGCACGAGAGAAGTTAATGAAAAATCCGAGTGGAAACAGGGACTGGTAAAACAATTTTGTTGTAAATGTATTAAACAACaaagattttatagaaattaTAAAATTTCttggatcttgctgtaatattgtaaatGAAAGACAATAATCCTCCCCCCCATTTTTTGTTGCTAGTGGCCAAAGGCATGCTGGGAACTGTAGTCCCTGCCCTACTTTGGAGCCAGTTCTTTAAGCCGGGTGCTGGCTCAGGAGCTATAGCTCCCAAggggtgccttgggttcccccatcatgccctacAGGTtctccctgcacagtgcagcagggaggaagggagagaaactggacattgggggtgggggtgatttTCACACCCTACACACTCCCCCTGCATAAGGGCTTGCAGCTCATACCCCCTGAACCCACTCAGCTCCCCAAACCCCACTGCACTCCAAACCTTCCAACCATACCCCTATTCACCCTCCTGGCCACCCCTTCCAAGGCCCCCCATTGTACCTCCCTAGCTTGCTGCTCTCCAGTTCTCCCCAGCGAGCCCCAAGGTCATCATCCCAAGCCCCCCTTACCCTGGAAGCCATCCTGGTCGACATCCCCAATGCTGGCAACCGCAAAGCCGAAGGCTGAGTTGCTGGGGCCCTTCAACACCAGGCTGGAGCGGTTCTGGAAGCTGCCAGCCTCATTCATGTACACGTAGACAGCGccacccacctcctgctgccgctcAAAGTAGTACGGGGCCCCAATCACCATGTCCTGCCACCTGCCGGAGGAACAGGAAGGATGGGGCCAGTGCCAAGGGGCATCAGCTGGGCTAGGGGGACCACGGACCCAGTCCGTGCTCCAGAGACCCCCAAAGAGATGGGCTACAGAGATCCCCCACCAAAGCTACAGGACTCCATGGCACCCCTCATAGCTATGGGGGTGAAGAGACCCCCCCAAAGCTATGGGGTGTCACCATCCTCCAAGCTATGGGGAATTCGTCTCCTCCAAGCTACAGAGAACCCCAGCTCCAAGCTACAGGTCTCCCTCAAAGCTATGGGCTACACAGAGCCCTCTAAGCTCTGGGTCCTCACAAAGCTAGGGAAAACCCCCAAACCTGGGACCACAGAGACCCCTCCAAGTCATGGAGCCCCCCCAAGCTAGGGGTACCCCTCAAAGCTATGGCCTACAGAGATCCCCCAAACTATGGGCCCCCTAAAATTATGAGCCATGGAGCCTCCAAAGCTATGGAGCTCCCTCCAGCAATAGAGCTCCCAAAGCTATGGACAATGGAGCTCTCCCCCTGCAGACTACGCAGCTCCCTGCATCTCCCTGGGGGATCCCCATCCTGCAGGTCTCCATCCTGCCAGACTCACCCATCGTTGTTGAGGTCGGCCAGGGCGATGGCACTCCCGAAGTAAGAGCCCACCTGCTCCCCGCACAGCACCAGGCTCTGCACCAGGGTGTTGCGAGAGTCGCTCAGTAGGTACACGGCACCCACGTGCTGGTAACGTGGCGCCCCAGAGACCAAGGTCACCTGGCTGCGGTGCAGGACGGCGCTGGCAGCTTGGACCGTGTAgcctggagaggggcagggacaggcatCAGGCCGGGGAGTTGCAGGTCCCCTGGGGGAAATCATAAACTGGGGCGGGGCCCAGTGCACCAGGGACCCCAGCAAGCTCACAGCTGGTACAGATCCAGGCTAGCGGCTCTGGACGGCTGCATAGCCCAGAGCATGAGCCTTTGTGTGGGCAGAGAACTGGTGCCAACCCTGGGTGCAACAGGCTGGGGGTTCCATGGGCTGCAGCACCGAAGCCCACTGGAGATGCAAACAGGCCATAGGTCGGGTTTGGTGGAGGCACCATATCGGCCCTGGCCAGCAGACACCCTGGCCTAGCCCTGCCCTAGAGAGGCCCACTAGGCATGAGCTGTCCCTGACCCAGGCAGCCCTTGGCCTCcctgctgaggctgagagcccagGGGCCAAACAGCACAGATAGGCGCAGTGCTGAGGCTGTTGGGCAGTGAGCTGAGGCCCAGAACACTCCTGGCACAGAGGCTGCAAATGCCCCTGCAACAGAGGCCATTGTCAGCATTCTCCTGGCCCAGCGGATCAAGGAAACACCTGGGCTTTAAAGCTGCCTCTCTGGCCCAGTTCCCCTTTCAGCCCATCTGCAGGGAAAGGTGAGGAACAGGGTTGGGGTGCTCAGTCTGGGACTCCCTTTGGCTTGAAACTTGCTAACAATAATGGCTGGACACGAGTGGTATGGCTCAGACACAGGGAGCTCCAGGGCTTGTCTGCAGGTGGACCAGACTCACAGCACCACTTGGGAACtccagtggggaaactgaggcacacagcagctGTGTGACTTGACAAAGGATCCTATTGGGaagcagtagcagagctgggactagataCCCAAGTCTCCTGAGTCCCtgtgcctgtctctctctctgcccctctcccccacattgTTCTATGGTGGGCTGAGGGGCtcagggagcagcaggtggtacCTATGTAGaggtggccattcttatggttg
The sequence above is a segment of the Carettochelys insculpta isolate YL-2023 chromosome 28, ASM3395843v1, whole genome shotgun sequence genome. Coding sequences within it:
- the ITGA3 gene encoding integrin alpha-3 isoform X2; the protein is MAPGAGRRPLPLLLLCLAWGALCSPGCSAFNLDTRFVVLKEGGAPRSFFGFSVALHHQTEGLDRYLLLAGAPQDVAAAGENTTRTGAVYACPLSNSMKDCKRVDIEEKSDPQNNIVEDMWLGVTIASQKQPAGRVLACAHRYTKVLWAGSEDQRLMVGKCYVRGNDLHLQLGDDWQTYHNEMCDTNMENTGMCQMGASGGFTANTVYFGAPGAYNWQGTNYVLQRESWELVDLSYPNHKNGHLYIGYTVQAASAVLHRSQVTLVSGAPRYQHVGAVYLLSDSRNTLVQSLVLCGEQVGSYFGSAIALADLNNDGWQDMVIGAPYYFERQQEVGGAVYVYMNEAGSFQNRSSLVLKGPSNSAFGFAVASIGDVDQDGFQDIAIGAPFEGPGKVYIYHSSSGGLLAKPRQVISGADLGPSGIQTFGYSLSGDLDVDGNSYPDLLVGSLSERIALLRARPVINILNKTFSVSPSLVDPAKCTPNSCIQVQVCFSYNQSAGDPTYKERITLLYTLEADADRRPARVRFAGTHSPVYKGIFTMPDSRCHDLQLLLLENIRDKLHPIALHMNYSLEEKARRFQLGPHSLSAFPVLNEDQPRENHTEIHFQQECGLDNKCNSNLQLQYAFVNEQNQPLPRLNGTQVLQFSRDVRKLHLSVNVTNAPSTGTNGEDAHEALLNITVSSTLLPSSVRPSGACTFGETVLCDLGNPFRKNQRAELIITFEANNITLDTPKVDAQLQLSTLSYQEDLQPVKAELLVDYTVLASLTLTSSPLQTSFSGKVMGESAMKSELDVGSPVQFEFQVNTKGESLGSRGTIILGFEWPYEIHNGKWLLYPTEILVSGNRSRRCRPPGGVINPLNLTLLDSAALARQKRNLEAEVPAEPPVTLATAKKAKSETLLSCSQGTSRCIWFECPLRDSRHMMTVSIQARVWNSTFIEEFSDFDRVKVDGLARLFLRTHIPTIHMKNHTVRFFVDIDSELVEEQPAEIELWLVLVSVGAGLLLLGLIILLLWKCGFFRRASTRAMYEAKGQKAEMKIQPSETERLTDDY